The window AGTTTACAGTGGTGTTACCCCGTTGGCTGGGGCAGACCCAGCTTATCAAAGGCTGCTCCTCAAGACCCCGAGTATTATGTTCTATCCTTACTGGATTATACCCTGTTGTCAACTTAGCAAAGTTTCCATGGTGATAGCATCTACAGTATTAACACCTTGGGAGAAGCAGTAATGACAGATACGACAGATATAGATCTGGATCTGGGAAAGACTCTGGGATCTCAGTACTGAatgaaggggagggggggggttggtggCGGCGACAGGGGTCAGGgagagttggtttctcagtgATATCATCCTGCTGAAAATGGCACGTGGTCTTCAGGAGGACATGAACAGAAGCCAAGTCATTGACAGCGCTACATGTCCTCAGTCTACCGCAGATGGATCTTTTGGGGAGTTGAATTGAAAAAGAATTACAGAATGTTAATCTGTTAACTGTGTTTATAATTTCTTGTTGTTCTGTCATGAGAATTGAAAGTGAGTGGTTTTCAAGAAAATGACCACTAGTTTCTTTACATTTCCAGTCTTCTTACAAATGCCCTGAAAGGTAAACTGTTCTGGGCAAGTTTTGCTAAAATTAGTACGCAGATCGTTTATCAGTGCTATAGTCTGTATATTGAACAGTGTCATACTGTACAGTAGTACAGTGCAGGGTATTTAATTACACAAAAGTACCACAGAGCAAACACGTTTGTACTACACCAAAATGTAGATTTATGAGCTCCTCTAGAAATCCACAGAACAACCCATTTATGGAATTACACGCTTTCATAATTTCTTGCTCTAGCCTCTTTCTGTGTCACACCTGCTGGGCTGGTATGATTGCTTTATGTAAAGGTATACATTTCACACCAGCTTCTTAACTCTCATAGTCTAGGCCAGCAGGGAAATATAGACCTGCTGCTACAATGTTTTGGATGCTAATGAGCTGTTATAACGATGCCATGTGCAGATGGTATTGCAGGGTTTGTTTTCACACTAATAAGGAATTTTTCTGATACATTATTTTAGTAATCAGTTGACAACCATAGGTTTCCgttcatttcagttcagtgaCTTGCAGTGACTTAAAAGATACACAATCCATCACTGACAAAATAATGAAGGAAGGGCCGATCACCTCCCTAcgtgtttttaagtttcttttttatagCCAACTAGCGTTAATAGATATTAATGGCTGAATGAACAGTTGGTTAAAGGCGTGTAAAAATCTCAAATGCTTTAGAAACTGTTAATATATTTATGGAGCACCTTTGATACCAGTGGGGAAAGTccaatgtgttgcacttgtaaaTGCAAACATAATTCTTGAAACAGTACAATACTGAAAGAGCTTTAGTACTGTATATAGTGAAACCGTAAAGACAGGCAATACTAGTCAGAGGTACCGTAAAGAATACGCCTACCATTTGTAGTAAACGGGCTGAAACATGCAACAATGGTCTTTCTTAAACTGGTTAGGTCAGTTATGATGTCAGGATGAATGGAGCATAGATTTGATAACCCAGGTCTTCttgaatatgtattttttcagaGAGTTCCTCAGCATAATTGAACGTAGTCAAGCTGAATTCTCAAGGAAATAAACTGAAAGGCATCAAGACTAGAGAAAGAGCAGAATGATCGGATTTGACTCTGtaattgtgaatattttatgaatacatttattcaGATGATCAAATGATATTCCAAAGAAATCATGTGACAGTCAACATAGGAGACTGTCAGTAGCTAAAAAGATGTTGTGTGATGACCTACCGGCCCAATTTACGCCTGGTGTTGacatgtgatctgtatctggatacGTTATCTTGACGGTGACACACGATCCACAGGTCTCCTTATCTCAATAACGCTGCCATTGTGATTGTATCCCAAAATGCAAAGTACTTAGGTAGGACTTTTCAACAAACACAGCGCGTCCCAGGTCAAGGGAAACAAGGCTGCTGTATATTTTTCCTCGGCTAAGGAATTGTCTGCAATAAGACACATACAAAGGCGACGAAAACGGTTATTTcttgctgcagttttgtttgcaGCCGGGAATGTCATCAcaacaagagaggaagaggcagagttAGGTGTCCCTTCAACTTGTTGGCcggattttttatttatttattttttcccggTAGAATGTGGTCAGGCTGTATGGACTGCATTTACACCGGGCTGAGATCTGATCGCAGCAGGAGCCTGACCACCTCCGTTCTGCATTCATTCAGATAATGACAATGTGGTGATGATTTTAAATCACCTGACTTAACCTAAGTCCAGGGGGATTCACTGCTCCATCCCATCCCGCCTTTAACAGCCGAGTGCACGTCCAGATTTGCCTTTGTGTGCtcttcatgtttctgttttgttgtcacTGTGTTTATATTTGGGGTAGTTAGGCCTTTGCTGGCAGCCTGGCCGAAGGTCGTGTACTTCTGCTGTGGTTATATTTGCatgggtgtgtgcgtgcgcagaGGTTCTCTGAAACCCTAATACCAGCTGTTAAGTAGCCCCCATCCATGGGGTGTGTGAGTACAGCCAGAGCTAAATTTACCACTAATCACCATCATAAATGGAAAACGGGGTTATCATCTGTtcctttgtgtgcatttgtgtgtgtgtgtcgtgcgCGTGTGAGTACATGTCCCGTTGCTCATTTATTGTGGTGTTATTTGTAGGTCGAGCCAAATGCCACTATCGGGGAGATCAAGTCTATGTTCCACAAGAGCCGTGAGTACCATCTCTCTGCAGGCAACTACAGCCTCATAAATCTGATTTAAGATCAAGGAAATCTTCAAACAGCACGTAGAAACGCTGACTTTCTGTCCTGTCTTAAGATGTCTGAATATTTATCTGTCGGTTTCCAGATCCTCAGTGGTACCCAGCCAGACAGTCCATTCGCCTCGACCCCAGTAAGTCAGCTAAAGTGTATAATTAAAGTGAATGTCGTGCTGGTTCTCTCTACAATCAACTCCAAATTTATTGTAAAATCTCAAGTGTGTGTAAGAGTGaacgtgtgtgtttttcagaggGGAAGTCGCTGAAGGATGAGGATGTGCTGCAGCAACTTCCTGTGGGAACCACGGCAACCTTCTACTTCAGAGACCTGGGAGCTCAGATCAGCTGGGTCACAGTGAGTACAACACAGACCCAGTTCAACAGTCCCGACATGCCCATATGCATCTGCATGCGAATGGGATGATGCAGAGCTATATTGAGATTTCCCAATGGGTAAAAAGGGAGAAGTGGGGCAGAAGTTTGATTGTAAATCCCTCTGCTTTAGTGACATAATAAGCAGAGGGATTTAGAAATGTATCTTTCTAACACGTCAACAAGTCAATATATCAACAATATCACAAGCTGGCTACAGAGgctaaaatgaacaaatgaatacaaatgtgtgctcagtgtttgtttgtccgAGTTTAACAAGAGTCTCCAAGGCTCTGACTCACCGTGTCTTACTTCCTTTTTCCAGGTGTTTCTGACGGAGTATACCGGTCCTCTGGTCATCTATCTGATGTTCTACTTCAGGGTTCCCTTCATCTATGCTCCCAAATATGATTTTACCACCAGTAAACACTGGGTCGTACAGTGAGTGTCTCCAACACACCCTCACGGACTTTATATAGTCAGGTAGAGCCTTTGTTTCCTCCAGTGGTTTGGTCACAGCAGGCAAGCGTCTCCTCTTTAAAGATAAGTCTCTCAACTTTAAGTCGGGAAATAGGCCAGTTCTCTTTCTTGGTGaaagttatataaagttaagtcatttttcccaaaatgacaaacttgCTTTTAGCCATGTTTTTTCTTAACAATGTGgaaattatctttaaaatcCTTCCGAGACAGGGTTCTAGGACAACATGATACAATTCAGTGCCTTGTTCTCTCTTTATTAACTGTAGTAGAGCTAATGCAAGTGTCTCTGCTTTTTCCAGTCTGGCCTGTATGTGTCACTCTTTCCACTATGTTAAGAGGCTGCTGGAGACGCTGTTTGTCCATCGCTTCTCTCATGGAACGATGCCGTTACGCAACATCTTTAAGGTGAGAGACATTCTACTGCTCAAACTCTTGCCCTGTATTAATATGTGCGTAGATGTGATGTAGGTTGGGTGGAGTGAAAGGTGAATATTGAACTGTTTAtgatttgaaaaactgtctCTACAACCACAAGGAAGTCTCAGAGACAGTGTTCCTGTCACATTCTCTGTTTCAGAACTGTACGTATTACTGGGGCTTTGCGGCGTGGATGGCCTATTACATCAACCACCCGTTGTATACCCCACCCAGTGAGTATGCATGCACCTACAAATGCATACACGCAAACCTCACATATACCGATGTCTCATACTAACCCCTTTTCGTCATTGCTTACTGTAAGTTATTGTGTCTCGTTGCAGTCTACGGGGAGCAACAGATAAGACTTGCCCTCATCATATTCTTGGTAAAAACTTTTCTGTCCTCAACACTTTGTTCTGTAATGTATTGTGCATCATTTAATTTGAACGATGAATATAATAAGGTCATTTACATcgtttaaattgcatttttgtcCCATTAGTTTTCATCTCTTTGACGTCCTCATAAGTGTACAAAAAGAGTTTGTGCAGATATAGGCCCTGACTTTagattttcattattgtttgcTCTACACACTCAGTATTAAATCACTTGTGTGACATTAtcaatgttttctttctcagttcTGTCAGATCGGCAACTTTTCCATTCACATTGCTCTCCGGAACCTCCGTCCACCAGGTAAACACAGCTGTCACACCTTTACACCGGACTGTCACTTAAGCAGACTGCTGTGTAGTTCTGGCCACAGTGAATGTTAAGCCCATTGTCAGCCATGCCTTCTTCTTCCCTTTAAAAGAAATTCCTATGGATATTTCGCCTGTTATTTTCAGAAGCCACTGTGATTAACTCTTAAAATAGGATATTTGTTAAGCTAATGTACTTCTTGCATTTTGTGttcaaaaacatttgcaagGCCATGGCTAATAATCCATGACAAAAACTCAGTGCAAATCAGTTTATATCCAATTATATTTGAATGCTTTTCAACCAAAGCCCCTGAAAAATGATTTCACATTCTAAGTATTTctctataaaattaaatatcGCAGAATAAATGTAGAATATCATCACTGGTCAGtatgttttgtcaaaatgtaaacattggAACAAGTGGATGGcattcccttttctttttctctcctcatccaGGCTCTAAGACCAGGAAGATTCCCTATCCAACCAAGAACCCCTTCACCTGGATCTTCCTCCTGGTCTCCTGCCCCAACTACACCTATGAGGTACCATATTCTATTCATCATGGTAGCTGATAGTAGttagttttctgtgtgtgaacaaGACATTGATTGTTTGAAAATAGAAAGGGGAATTGTCAAATTAGTTTAAATGAGTACATAACATCAACTGCACAGCTGGAAGTCTTGGGAAAGTAGTCCGCCTGATTACATTGTCCCATGTCTAGCTATTTGTATTGTATCGTGccatttttgttgtctttgtcaaAACACTAAAGGTTTAGTTCATGTTATACCTGCGGctactgccctctgctggtaCCAGTCTGTGGCTAACATCCCTCCCCCTGTTGCAGCTGGGCTCCTGGCTTGGCTTCACAGTCATGACGCAGTGCCTGCCGGTGGCCTTCTTCACCTTGGTGGGTTTCATCCAGATGACAGTCTGGGCCAAGGGGAAGCACCGCAGCTACCTGAAGGAGTTCCGTGACTACCCTCCTCTCCGCTCACCCATCCTGCCGTTCATCCTGTAGAGGACTATTTGGCCGTTCCCCCACCCATCCAGCTCTCCCCGGTTGAAGGAATCAAGTACACCCTAACTGAAAGGGTGCACCTCCCCCTTTCCTTCCTCCGAAATCTACACCAGAACTTCTTAGATTGATTGACAGAATCTAACCCTGcccccttcttttctttcctcccaaACCAAAtgttctctctcccttcctgttCTTGATCCCTGtcattttaagtgaaatataaaacaatacacctgctctgattttttttttttttttggacaacaaaCTAACCCATTCTGAGTGCTTAACTGGCTTTGTGCATCTGAGCTCCCAGAGCAGTTTTCACCTTCAAGCTTACGTCATCTaatactgcttttttttggggaggggggctgAATCTGCATCTGGTGAACTTCAGTAAATCTGAAACACTTC is drawn from Xiphias gladius isolate SHS-SW01 ecotype Sanya breed wild chromosome 15, ASM1685928v1, whole genome shotgun sequence and contains these coding sequences:
- the tecrb gene encoding trans-2,3-enoyl-CoA reductase b isoform X1; translation: MDALALEATSGKKTFIGAAVPAPLPALAPVKRKPAKKAKKAVVFFEVEILDAKTKDKLCFLDKVEPNATIGEIKSMFHKSHPQWYPARQSIRLDPKGKSLKDEDVLQQLPVGTTATFYFRDLGAQISWVTVFLTEYTGPLVIYLMFYFRVPFIYAPKYDFTTSKHWVVHLACMCHSFHYVKRLLETLFVHRFSHGTMPLRNIFKNCTYYWGFAAWMAYYINHPLYTPPIYGEQQIRLALIIFLFCQIGNFSIHIALRNLRPPGSKTRKIPYPTKNPFTWIFLLVSCPNYTYELGSWLGFTVMTQCLPVAFFTLVGFIQMTVWAKGKHRSYLKEFRDYPPLRSPILPFIL
- the tecrb gene encoding trans-2,3-enoyl-CoA reductase b isoform X2; this encodes MKHYEVEILDAKTKDKLCFLDKVEPNATIGEIKSMFHKSHPQWYPARQSIRLDPKGKSLKDEDVLQQLPVGTTATFYFRDLGAQISWVTVFLTEYTGPLVIYLMFYFRVPFIYAPKYDFTTSKHWVVHLACMCHSFHYVKRLLETLFVHRFSHGTMPLRNIFKNCTYYWGFAAWMAYYINHPLYTPPIYGEQQIRLALIIFLFCQIGNFSIHIALRNLRPPGSKTRKIPYPTKNPFTWIFLLVSCPNYTYELGSWLGFTVMTQCLPVAFFTLVGFIQMTVWAKGKHRSYLKEFRDYPPLRSPILPFIL